One Edaphobacter flagellatus genomic region harbors:
- a CDS encoding DUF3309 family protein yields the protein MVILLIILILVFGFGGYRMGPGLGYYGGGTLSLILTIVLVLLLLKII from the coding sequence ATGGTCATACTACTCATCATTCTGATTCTTGTATTTGGCTTCGGCGGTTATCGTATGGGACCGGGCCTGGGCTACTACGGTGGCGGAACTCTTAGTCTGATCCTTACCATCGTTCTCGTCCTGCTTTTATTGAAGATTATCTGA
- a CDS encoding helicase HerA-like C-terminal domain-containing protein, giving the protein MMEMPMIAKGAEELHLLPGMSNRHGLVAGATGTGKTVTLQVMAEALSSIGVPVFAADVKGDLSGISQPGKSSPKLDERVKSLGLGDWTFSGCPVVFWDVFGKEGHPVRATVSEMGPLLFSRILNLNDTQTDVLTLVFKIADDNGLLLLDMKDLQAMLQHVSENAKQYQTSYGNISAASIGAIQRGLVALGQQGGDLFFGEPALNIEDLIQTDANGKGIVNILAADKLLQSPQLYATFLLWLMSELFEKLPEVGDPEKPKLVFFFDEAHLLFNDLPPVLQSRIEQVVRLIRSKGVGVFFVTQNPIDVPDTVLGQLGNRVQHALRAFSPKDQKAVKAAAQTFRSNPKLDVEEVITQLGVGEALISFLDEKGIPGVVERAMVCPPHSQIGPITPEQRAAIIKNSVIAGVYETPIDRESAYEKLKGKVAADGAGPTQGESQSGWLGSIEAAGTVIGNALGGGSSRRGDTVVQAMVKSAARSMGSTVGRQLIRGVLGSLLGGSSRR; this is encoded by the coding sequence ATGATGGAAATGCCGATGATCGCCAAGGGGGCCGAAGAGCTCCACCTTCTGCCTGGAATGAGCAACCGCCATGGACTGGTAGCCGGAGCGACAGGGACGGGAAAAACAGTGACGTTGCAGGTCATGGCCGAAGCGCTCAGCTCGATCGGCGTTCCCGTATTCGCTGCGGATGTGAAGGGCGATCTCTCGGGAATTAGCCAGCCGGGTAAGAGCTCACCCAAATTGGATGAGCGGGTGAAGTCGCTTGGCCTGGGTGACTGGACCTTCTCCGGATGCCCCGTGGTGTTCTGGGATGTCTTCGGCAAAGAGGGACATCCGGTGCGCGCAACGGTAAGCGAGATGGGCCCTCTGCTCTTCAGCCGCATCCTCAATCTGAACGATACGCAGACAGACGTGCTGACGCTGGTCTTTAAGATCGCCGATGACAACGGCCTCCTGCTGCTGGATATGAAAGACCTGCAGGCGATGCTGCAGCACGTTTCGGAGAATGCGAAGCAATACCAGACAAGCTACGGCAATATCTCCGCCGCAAGCATTGGAGCGATTCAACGCGGATTAGTCGCGTTAGGACAGCAAGGCGGCGACCTGTTCTTCGGCGAGCCAGCGTTGAATATCGAGGATCTGATCCAGACGGACGCCAACGGCAAAGGCATCGTCAATATTCTTGCAGCCGATAAACTACTGCAGTCGCCGCAGCTCTATGCGACATTTCTGTTGTGGCTGATGAGCGAGCTATTTGAAAAACTCCCCGAAGTCGGCGACCCGGAAAAGCCGAAGCTGGTCTTCTTCTTCGACGAAGCGCATCTTCTCTTCAACGATCTTCCGCCGGTGCTGCAGTCGCGCATCGAGCAGGTTGTGCGTCTGATTCGTTCGAAGGGCGTGGGCGTCTTCTTCGTCACCCAGAATCCGATTGATGTGCCGGACACCGTGCTGGGTCAGCTTGGTAATCGTGTACAGCACGCACTGCGCGCGTTTTCGCCGAAGGACCAGAAAGCAGTGAAAGCCGCAGCGCAGACATTCCGCTCGAACCCAAAGTTGGACGTAGAAGAAGTCATCACGCAATTGGGCGTAGGCGAGGCCCTGATTTCTTTTCTCGATGAGAAAGGGATCCCCGGTGTGGTGGAGCGAGCGATGGTATGTCCGCCACACAGCCAGATCGGGCCGATTACGCCGGAACAGCGCGCTGCCATCATCAAAAACTCCGTGATCGCCGGAGTGTACGAGACGCCAATCGATCGTGAATCGGCTTACGAGAAGCTGAAAGGCAAAGTAGCTGCCGATGGAGCGGGACCAACACAAGGAGAATCCCAGTCAGGATGGCTTGGAAGCATCGAAGCTGCCGGAACGGTAATTGGCAACGCATTGGGCGGAGGCAGCTCACGACGCGGAGACACCGTTGTGCAAGCAATGGTGAAAAGCGCCGCGCGCTCCATGGGCAGCACGGTTGGAAGACAACTCATCCGCGGCGTACTAGGGTCCCTGCTGGGTGGGTCATCGAGACGATGA
- a CDS encoding GGDEF domain-containing protein has product MDIHTAHIEHVVLLALYTLLAIANSWLYRGMKGVNGFCLYSLFTLLGAAAVALRGQMPDPISIISGTVFVSVGYAFLFLGLKDFFNLKTTQAYFQGLVMLLMAAAMVQYGWIEPDTSKRLIFYSFFLCLQQIHITVLLFRNHDPALLIPTRSMALMVIALALSNCIRIVGVSVHGAPHNYLDAGPFLAWILIANSALQAGIMISYVWLTAAMLRGKLEVQATTDPLTGVLNRRGIEIAAEQRILACLKDGSPLCAIVIDLDDFKSINDSYGHHCGDATLIAVASCLQRGIRPTDRLARIGGDEFALLLPNTPHDEAIAIAERLRSSIASTDVTYGEIHTRVSASFGLAQLQPNDTTWEQLFLCCDKLLYEEKRSIPAAPSRKDVRGSELGLMPY; this is encoded by the coding sequence TTGGACATTCATACAGCACATATCGAGCATGTTGTGCTTCTAGCCCTCTATACATTGTTGGCTATTGCCAATTCATGGCTTTACAGGGGCATGAAGGGCGTAAATGGGTTCTGTCTCTATAGTTTATTCACCCTGCTGGGGGCAGCAGCCGTGGCTTTGCGTGGGCAGATGCCCGATCCCATCTCGATCATCAGCGGAACAGTTTTTGTTTCGGTGGGTTATGCGTTCCTGTTCCTTGGCCTGAAGGACTTCTTCAACCTGAAGACGACCCAGGCTTATTTCCAGGGGCTTGTGATGCTGCTGATGGCGGCGGCGATGGTGCAGTATGGCTGGATTGAGCCGGACACCAGCAAACGGCTGATCTTCTATAGTTTTTTCCTCTGCCTCCAGCAGATTCACATTACGGTCCTGCTCTTTCGCAATCACGACCCGGCACTCCTGATTCCAACGCGTTCGATGGCGTTGATGGTGATCGCCCTTGCTCTCAGCAACTGCATACGTATTGTCGGCGTTTCTGTCCATGGAGCGCCGCACAACTATCTCGATGCCGGACCTTTTCTTGCGTGGATACTTATTGCCAATTCGGCGCTTCAGGCTGGAATCATGATCTCGTACGTATGGCTTACCGCGGCGATGCTTCGCGGCAAGCTTGAGGTTCAGGCGACGACAGATCCTCTTACTGGAGTACTTAATCGCCGTGGTATTGAGATCGCAGCCGAACAACGCATTCTGGCATGTCTTAAAGATGGATCTCCTCTCTGCGCGATTGTCATCGACCTTGACGATTTCAAGAGCATCAATGACTCCTATGGCCATCACTGCGGCGACGCTACATTGATTGCTGTGGCATCGTGCCTGCAGCGAGGTATACGTCCCACCGACCGGCTGGCCCGTATTGGTGGAGATGAGTTTGCTCTTCTTCTTCCGAATACACCTCACGACGAAGCGATCGCTATCGCCGAGCGCTTGCGATCCTCTATCGCTTCAACCGATGTCACGTATGGAGAGATACACACACGCGTCAGTGCAAGTTTCGGCCTTGCTCAACTGCAGCCAAACGATACGACGTGGGAGCAGCTTTTCCTTTGCTGCGACAAGCTTCTTTATGAAGAAAAGCGCTCTATCCCTGCTGCACCCTCGCGGAAAGATGTCCGAGGCTCTGAGCTTGGGTTGATGCCTTACTAA
- a CDS encoding alpha-L-fucosidase — translation MKPSPAQLQWQDLEIGVIIHFSTNTFLNREWGDGTASPSTFNPANVDTDQWMQAAKAGGARYAVLVAKHHDGFALFPSKQTDYSVKASPWLNGKGDLVRLASDSARKAGLGFGVYLSPWDRHDARYPDPVAYDKYYLAQLTELASHYGPLTEFWLDGAGSAGRTYDFDKIVQELRTYQPNTLVFADVALYKNADIRWVGSEDGTVPYENWNVIDRTGYLRWRPIEADTPLRKLHWFWHPNDETSLLSVEELLKIYTKTVGRGAQLMLGLAPDNTGKLPESDAARLREFGEAVQRLYGPDKNLAVKAVHAASDPASAAFDNDPSTFWSAPERHATLELRFDKPVTFDRTVTMEWLNDGQRVQEYSIEAWQNGAWKQLAHAQAIGHKKIDIFPAITTQRVRLNLLSTVGSAGIREFQIFNGANNN, via the coding sequence GTGAAGCCGAGCCCTGCTCAGCTTCAGTGGCAGGACCTTGAGATTGGCGTCATTATTCATTTCTCGACCAACACCTTTCTAAACCGTGAGTGGGGTGATGGTACGGCTTCGCCCTCGACCTTCAATCCCGCCAACGTCGACACGGACCAATGGATGCAGGCGGCCAAAGCAGGAGGCGCAAGGTACGCTGTCCTGGTTGCAAAGCATCATGACGGGTTCGCCCTCTTCCCCAGCAAGCAGACCGACTACTCGGTAAAAGCCAGTCCATGGCTCAACGGTAAAGGTGATCTTGTTCGCCTCGCGTCTGATTCAGCACGCAAGGCCGGTCTTGGTTTTGGCGTCTATCTTTCGCCGTGGGATCGTCATGATGCGCGCTATCCCGATCCTGTGGCGTACGACAAGTACTACCTGGCGCAGCTCACCGAACTTGCCAGCCACTATGGTCCGCTCACGGAGTTCTGGCTTGATGGCGCAGGTTCTGCAGGACGCACCTACGACTTCGACAAGATTGTTCAGGAGCTGCGTACGTACCAGCCCAACACGCTGGTCTTCGCCGACGTTGCGCTTTACAAAAATGCTGACATTCGCTGGGTCGGCTCTGAAGATGGCACCGTGCCTTACGAGAACTGGAACGTGATTGACCGCACCGGTTATCTTCGCTGGCGGCCTATCGAAGCCGATACACCACTACGCAAGCTGCACTGGTTCTGGCACCCGAACGATGAGACATCGCTTCTTTCTGTTGAAGAGTTGCTCAAGATTTATACAAAGACTGTCGGGCGCGGCGCGCAATTGATGCTGGGGCTGGCGCCCGACAACACGGGAAAACTACCGGAGTCCGATGCTGCGCGTCTTCGTGAATTCGGTGAGGCGGTACAGCGTCTTTATGGGCCGGACAAAAATCTTGCCGTGAAAGCGGTTCATGCTGCAAGCGATCCTGCTTCTGCGGCGTTTGATAACGATCCTTCGACGTTCTGGTCTGCTCCTGAACGTCACGCCACTCTTGAGCTTCGTTTCGACAAGCCTGTCACCTTCGATCGCACGGTTACGATGGAGTGGCTCAACGATGGGCAGCGAGTGCAGGAGTACAGTATCGAGGCATGGCAGAATGGCGCGTGGAAACAGCTTGCTCACGCACAGGCTATCGGGCATAAAAAGATCGATATTTTTCCTGCTATCACAACGCAGCGTGTTCGCCTGAATCTGCTTTCAACTGTAGGTTCAGCTGGTATTCGCGAATTTCAGATCTTCAACGGAGCAAATAACAATTGA